A stretch of Paracoccus sp. MA DNA encodes these proteins:
- a CDS encoding sulfotransferase family protein, whose amino-acid sequence MLIFWERRLVFLATPKAGSTAVESALEALANVAVQRPAALKHADLQTYRRHIEPWLHSATGEKFTTIALMREPIGWLRSWYRFRLRDDDEDPDHPMIGVSFADFASAYADPDGPEVARVGSQAAFLTTEADRVDRIFRYEDMETFTHFLEDRLDCAISLPRVNVPPTVDVSLNPEQEAGLRKVMAADFALYDSL is encoded by the coding sequence ATGCTGATCTTCTGGGAAAGGCGGCTGGTCTTCCTCGCGACACCCAAGGCCGGGTCCACCGCGGTGGAATCCGCGCTTGAGGCCCTGGCCAATGTCGCCGTCCAGCGCCCGGCCGCGCTGAAACATGCCGACCTGCAGACCTATCGGCGCCATATAGAGCCCTGGCTGCATTCGGCCACCGGCGAGAAATTCACCACCATCGCCCTGATGCGCGAGCCGATCGGCTGGCTGCGCAGCTGGTATCGCTTTCGCCTGCGCGACGATGACGAAGATCCCGATCACCCCATGATCGGCGTCAGCTTCGCGGATTTCGCCAGCGCCTATGCCGATCCCGACGGGCCGGAGGTGGCGCGGGTGGGCAGCCAGGCAGCCTTCCTGACCACGGAAGCCGATCGTGTCGATCGCATCTTCCGTTACGAGGACATGGAAACCTTTACCCATTTCCTCGAGGACCGGCTGGATTGCGCGATCAGCCTGCCGCGGGTGAACGTGCCGCCGACGGTCGACGTCAGCCTGAACCCCGAACAGGAGGCGGGGCTGCGCAAGGTGATGGCGGCGGATTTCGCGCTTTACGATTCGCTTTGA
- the guaB gene encoding IMP dehydrogenase → MQIREALTFDDVLLVPAASSVMPSTADVTTYVTKQIRMNIPLLSSAMDTVTESRMAIAMAQAGGIGVIHRNLTAEQQADEVRRVKRFESGIVYDPITLTPDQTIADAKALQERYNVTGFPVVDAAGRVVGIITNRDMRFANSDDMPVRAVMTAENLAILREPADRAEAIDLMKARRIEKLLITNAEGRLTGLLTLKDTEKSVLNPLACKDELGRLRVAAASTVGDEGYERSLALIEAGVDLVVIDTAHGHSEGVARAVSRIKAHSNEVQVVAGNVATAEAARALVDAGADAIKVGIGPGSICTTRIVAGVGVPQLTAIMDAARGAGDVPVIADGGIKFSGDFAKAIAAGASCAMVGSAIAGTDESPGEVILYQGRSFKSYRGMGSLGAMARGSADRYFQKDAASDKLVPEGIEGQVPYKGSAAAVIHQLVGGLRAAMGYTGNATVAEMRGGCQFVRITGAGLKESHVHDVQITRESPNYRMG, encoded by the coding sequence ATGCAGATTCGTGAGGCTCTGACCTTCGACGATGTTCTTCTCGTTCCTGCGGCGTCCTCGGTGATGCCCTCGACCGCCGACGTGACGACCTATGTCACCAAGCAGATCCGGATGAACATTCCGCTGCTCTCCAGCGCCATGGATACCGTCACCGAAAGCCGCATGGCCATCGCCATGGCCCAGGCCGGCGGCATCGGCGTGATCCACCGCAACCTGACCGCCGAGCAGCAGGCCGACGAGGTCCGCCGCGTGAAACGCTTCGAATCGGGCATCGTCTACGACCCGATCACCCTGACCCCCGACCAGACCATCGCCGATGCCAAGGCCCTGCAGGAGCGTTACAACGTCACCGGCTTTCCGGTGGTGGACGCGGCCGGCCGGGTCGTCGGCATCATCACCAACCGCGACATGCGCTTCGCCAACAGCGACGACATGCCGGTGCGGGCGGTGATGACGGCCGAGAACCTCGCCATCCTGCGCGAGCCCGCCGACCGGGCCGAGGCCATCGACCTGATGAAGGCCCGCCGGATCGAGAAGCTGCTGATCACCAATGCCGAGGGCCGGCTGACCGGCCTGCTGACGCTGAAGGATACCGAGAAATCGGTGCTGAACCCGCTGGCCTGCAAGGACGAGTTGGGCCGGCTGCGCGTCGCCGCCGCCTCGACCGTCGGCGACGAGGGATATGAGCGCAGCCTTGCCCTGATCGAAGCCGGGGTGGATCTGGTGGTCATCGACACCGCCCATGGCCATTCCGAGGGCGTGGCCCGTGCCGTTTCCCGCATCAAGGCGCATTCGAACGAGGTGCAGGTGGTGGCCGGCAACGTGGCGACCGCCGAGGCGGCCCGCGCGCTGGTCGATGCCGGCGCGGATGCGATCAAGGTCGGCATCGGCCCGGGGTCGATCTGCACCACCCGCATCGTCGCGGGCGTCGGCGTGCCGCAGCTGACCGCGATCATGGACGCGGCGCGCGGCGCCGGCGACGTGCCGGTCATCGCCGATGGCGGCATCAAGTTCTCGGGCGATTTCGCCAAGGCCATCGCGGCGGGGGCTTCCTGCGCCATGGTCGGCTCGGCCATCGCCGGCACGGATGAAAGCCCGGGCGAGGTGATCCTCTATCAGGGCCGCAGCTTCAAATCCTATCGCGGCATGGGCAGCCTCGGCGCCATGGCGCGGGGCTCGGCCGACCGCTATTTCCAGAAGGACGCGGCCAGCGACAAGCTGGTCCCCGAGGGGATCGAGGGTCAGGTGCCCTACAAGGGCTCGGCCGCGGCGGTGATCCACCAGCTGGTCGGCGGCCTGCGCGCCGCCATGGGCTATACCGGCAACGCCACCGTGGCCGAGATGCGCGGCGGCTGCCAGTTCGTGCGCATCACCGGTGCGGGCTTGAAGGAAAGCCATGTCCATGACGTGCAGATCACCCGCGAAAGCCCGAATTACCGCATGGGCTGA
- the alaS gene encoding alanine--tRNA ligase encodes MPSLNEIRSTFLNYFERNGHRVVDSSPLVPRNDPTLMFTNSGMVQFKNLFTGVETRDYKRATTAQKCVRAGGKHNDLDNVGYTARHHTFFEMLGNFSFGDYFKDGAIPFAWELLTKDFGIPKDKLLVTVYHTDDEAAEIWKKVAGLPDDRIIRIPTSDNFWQMGPTGPCGPCTEIFYDHGEQIWGGPPGSADEDGDRFIEIWNLVFMQNEQFEDGSMRALDMQSIDTGMGLERIGALLQGKHDNYDTDLMRSLIEASAHATSADPDGPGKVHHRVIADHLRSTSFLIADGVMPSNEGRGYVLRRIMRRAMRHAHMLGAKDPVMHRLVPSLVREMGAAYPELGRAQALIEETLKLEETRFKQTLDRGLRLLDDELAKLPEGANLPGEAAFKLYDTYGFPLDLTQDALREKGRAVDTAGFDAAMAEQKAKARAAWAGSGETKDAAIWFDIAEEHGATEFLGYDTEISEGQILALVQDGAAVDAASEGQQVQIVVNQTPFYAEAGGQVGDTGLIKTETGAARVTDTRKSGGVFIHIAEVTLGSIQRGQGAQLSVDHDRRSAIRANHSATHLLHEALRRALGEHVAQRGSLNAPDRLRFDFSHAKAMTPEELAQVEREVNDFIRQNSPVETRIMSPDDARALGAQALFGEKYGDEVRVVSMGELAGSGKGTGGQTYSLELCGGTHVARTGDIGMFALTGETASAAGIRRIEALTGQAAMDELRRVDAELSEIAGIVKAQAGDVVNKVRALADERKALANEVAQLKRQLAMGGGSEDKPKDINGIKLIARRVEGVTGKELGPLVDEMKSRLGSGAVVVLAEADGKATVAAGVTPDLTGRISAVELVQTATAALGGKGGGGRPDRAQGGAPSLAAADSAISAVETLIGEKA; translated from the coding sequence ATGCCCAGCTTGAATGAGATCCGCTCAACCTTCCTGAACTATTTCGAACGCAACGGCCATCGCGTCGTCGACTCGAGCCCGCTGGTGCCGCGAAACGACCCGACGCTGATGTTCACCAATTCGGGCATGGTGCAGTTCAAGAACCTGTTCACCGGCGTCGAGACCCGGGACTACAAGCGCGCCACCACCGCGCAGAAATGCGTGCGCGCCGGCGGCAAGCACAATGACCTGGACAATGTCGGCTATACCGCGCGCCACCATACCTTCTTCGAGATGCTGGGGAACTTCAGCTTTGGCGACTATTTCAAGGACGGCGCCATCCCCTTTGCCTGGGAGCTTCTGACCAAGGATTTCGGCATTCCCAAGGACAAGCTGCTGGTCACCGTCTATCACACCGACGACGAGGCGGCGGAGATCTGGAAGAAGGTCGCGGGGCTTCCCGACGACCGCATCATCCGCATTCCGACCAGCGACAATTTCTGGCAGATGGGTCCGACCGGTCCCTGCGGCCCCTGCACCGAGATCTTCTATGACCACGGTGAGCAGATCTGGGGCGGTCCGCCCGGCAGCGCCGATGAGGACGGCGACCGCTTCATCGAGATCTGGAATCTGGTCTTCATGCAGAATGAGCAGTTCGAGGATGGCTCGATGCGCGCGCTCGACATGCAGTCGATCGACACCGGCATGGGGCTGGAGCGGATCGGTGCGCTTCTGCAGGGCAAGCATGACAATTACGACACCGACCTGATGCGGAGCCTGATCGAGGCCAGCGCGCATGCGACCAGCGCCGACCCGGACGGTCCCGGCAAGGTGCATCATCGCGTCATCGCCGATCACCTGCGCTCGACCAGCTTCCTGATCGCCGACGGGGTGATGCCCTCGAACGAGGGGCGCGGCTATGTGCTGCGCCGCATCATGCGCCGCGCCATGCGGCATGCGCATATGCTGGGCGCCAAGGACCCGGTGATGCATCGGCTGGTGCCCTCGCTGGTGCGCGAGATGGGTGCCGCCTATCCCGAGCTCGGCCGCGCCCAGGCGCTGATCGAGGAGACGCTGAAGCTGGAGGAGACCCGCTTCAAGCAGACGCTGGACCGCGGCTTGCGGCTCTTGGACGACGAGCTCGCGAAGCTGCCCGAGGGGGCGAACCTGCCGGGCGAGGCGGCGTTCAAGCTTTACGACACCTATGGCTTCCCGCTGGACCTGACCCAGGACGCGCTGCGCGAAAAGGGCCGCGCGGTCGATACCGCTGGCTTCGACGCCGCCATGGCCGAGCAGAAGGCCAAGGCGCGCGCCGCCTGGGCCGGCTCGGGCGAGACCAAGGATGCCGCGATCTGGTTCGACATCGCCGAAGAGCACGGCGCCACCGAATTCCTGGGCTATGACACCGAGATCAGCGAGGGCCAGATCCTGGCCCTGGTGCAGGACGGCGCCGCGGTGGATGCGGCCTCCGAGGGCCAGCAGGTGCAGATCGTGGTGAACCAGACGCCCTTCTATGCCGAAGCCGGCGGCCAGGTCGGCGATACCGGCCTGATCAAGACCGAGACCGGCGCGGCGCGCGTCACCGACACCAGGAAGTCGGGCGGCGTCTTCATCCATATCGCCGAGGTGACGCTGGGCAGCATCCAGCGCGGCCAGGGGGCGCAGCTTTCCGTCGATCACGACCGCCGCAGCGCCATCCGTGCCAACCATTCGGCCACGCATCTGCTGCACGAGGCGCTGCGCCGCGCCCTGGGCGAGCATGTCGCGCAGCGCGGCAGCCTGAACGCGCCCGATCGGCTGCGCTTCGACTTCAGCCATGCCAAGGCGATGACCCCCGAGGAGCTGGCCCAGGTCGAACGCGAGGTGAACGATTTCATCCGCCAGAACAGCCCGGTCGAGACCCGGATCATGTCCCCCGACGATGCCCGCGCCCTGGGCGCCCAGGCGCTGTTCGGCGAGAAATACGGCGACGAGGTGCGCGTGGTCTCGATGGGCGAGCTGGCGGGCTCGGGCAAGGGCACCGGCGGCCAGACCTATTCGCTGGAGCTGTGCGGCGGCACCCATGTCGCGCGCACCGGCGATATCGGCATGTTCGCCCTGACCGGCGAGACCGCCTCGGCCGCCGGCATCCGCCGCATCGAGGCGCTGACCGGCCAGGCGGCGATGGACGAATTGCGTCGCGTGGACGCCGAGCTTTCCGAAATCGCCGGCATCGTCAAGGCGCAGGCCGGCGACGTGGTGAACAAGGTCCGCGCCCTGGCCGATGAGCGCAAGGCGCTGGCCAACGAGGTGGCGCAGCTCAAGCGCCAGCTGGCGATGGGCGGCGGGTCCGAGGACAAGCCCAAGGACATCAACGGCATCAAGCTGATCGCCCGGCGCGTCGAGGGCGTGACCGGCAAGGAGCTGGGCCCGCTGGTCGATGAGATGAAGTCGCGGCTCGGCTCGGGCGCCGTGGTGGTGCTGGCCGAGGCGGACGGCAAGGCGACGGTAGCGGCGGGCGTCACCCCCGACCTGACCGGCCGGATCAGCGCCGTCGAACTGGTGCAGACCGCGACCGCGGCGCTGGGCGGCAAGGGCGGCGGTGGCCGTCCCGACCGCGCCCAGGGCGGGGCGCCCAGCCTTGCCGCGGCCGACAGCGCCATCTCGGCCGTTGAAACCCTGATCGGAGAGAAAGCATGA
- a CDS encoding class II glutamine amidotransferase: protein MCRWAAYVGSPIYLEDVICRPGHSLVRQSHGATRCHTPVNADGFGIAWYGEREEPGLYRDIMPAWSDSNLRSLTATVKSHLFLAHVRASTGTATSRNNCHPFVVGKWCFMHNGQFGGYDGYRRHAEVLIPDELYPHRKGATDSEALFLMALGEGLEDDPAGAMARATAKFEALARQKGAAPHVRLTAAFSDGTRLYALRYASDEHAPTLFHRWSDTRGGRAVVSEPLESDETGWLEVPAQSFCIFDGAEVTITPFRPGPLRAVA, encoded by the coding sequence ATGTGCCGCTGGGCAGCCTATGTCGGCAGTCCGATCTATCTTGAGGATGTCATCTGCCGGCCCGGCCATTCGCTGGTCCGGCAAAGCCACGGGGCGACCCGCTGTCACACCCCGGTCAATGCCGACGGCTTCGGCATCGCCTGGTATGGCGAGCGCGAGGAGCCGGGCCTTTACCGCGACATCATGCCGGCCTGGTCGGACAGCAACCTGCGCAGCCTGACCGCCACGGTGAAATCGCACCTGTTCCTGGCGCATGTGCGGGCCTCGACCGGCACGGCGACCAGCCGCAACAATTGCCATCCTTTCGTCGTCGGCAAATGGTGCTTCATGCATAACGGCCAGTTCGGCGGCTACGACGGCTATCGCCGCCATGCCGAGGTGCTGATCCCCGACGAGCTCTATCCGCATCGCAAGGGCGCCACCGACAGCGAGGCGCTGTTCCTGATGGCCCTGGGCGAGGGGCTGGAGGACGACCCCGCCGGCGCCATGGCCCGCGCCACCGCGAAATTCGAGGCACTGGCCCGGCAAAAGGGCGCGGCGCCGCATGTGCGGCTGACGGCGGCCTTCTCGGATGGGACCAGACTCTATGCCCTGCGCTATGCCAGCGACGAGCATGCGCCGACCTTGTTCCACCGCTGGTCCGACACGCGCGGCGGCCGCGCGGTGGTCTCGGAACCGCTGGAGAGCGACGAAACCGGCTGGCTGGAGGTGCCGGCGCAAAGCTTCTGCATCTTCGACGGCGCCGAGGTGACGATCACGCCTTTCCGGCCGGGGCCGCTGCGCGCCGTCGCCTGA
- a CDS encoding OmpP1/FadL family transporter → MKRIITGIGALLATAAPVLAGGIERAPQSLAPLFEQGNYLELSFGGVTPDVSGRDLAVFGGRETGDVAQGYGFAGFAYKHQFTDALSGVFILEQPFGADIRYEPGRSVAFGGTAVEVNSTTYTALLRYKFENNFSVHGGIRGSHADGDVTLSGAAYGPLSGYNVKLDGAWGVGWVAGVAYEMPEIAARVSLTYNSPVEHDFDTTETHAALPPSGISSETTVKTPRSWTLEGQTGIAADTLLFGSIRWVNWSEFRVNPQVLVGTPPAGFGIADGLVELEDTTTYTIGVGRKFTETWSGSMSFMYEPDGDDLVSPLAPTNGRKGVTLAAIYTRDNIKVTTGVSYIKLGNAYAETGTPDVARARMSDNHAWAAGVRVGYSF, encoded by the coding sequence ATGAAAAGGATCATCACCGGCATCGGCGCCCTGCTGGCCACGGCCGCGCCTGTTCTGGCCGGCGGGATCGAACGCGCGCCGCAATCGCTGGCGCCGCTGTTCGAGCAGGGGAATTATCTGGAGCTCAGCTTCGGCGGCGTGACCCCCGACGTCTCGGGCCGGGACCTGGCGGTGTTCGGCGGCCGCGAGACCGGCGATGTCGCGCAGGGCTACGGTTTCGCCGGGTTCGCCTACAAGCACCAGTTCACGGATGCCCTGTCGGGCGTCTTCATCCTGGAACAGCCCTTCGGCGCCGATATCCGCTACGAGCCCGGCAGGTCGGTGGCCTTCGGCGGCACCGCCGTCGAGGTCAATTCGACCACCTATACCGCCCTGCTGCGCTACAAGTTCGAGAACAACTTCTCGGTCCATGGCGGTATCCGCGGCTCGCACGCCGATGGCGACGTGACGCTGAGCGGGGCGGCCTACGGCCCGCTGTCCGGCTATAACGTCAAGCTGGACGGGGCCTGGGGCGTCGGCTGGGTCGCCGGCGTCGCCTATGAGATGCCAGAGATCGCCGCCCGCGTCTCGCTGACCTACAACTCGCCCGTCGAGCATGATTTCGACACCACCGAGACCCATGCCGCCCTGCCGCCCTCGGGCATCAGCAGCGAGACCACCGTCAAGACGCCGCGCTCCTGGACGCTGGAGGGCCAGACCGGCATCGCCGCCGACACGCTGCTGTTCGGCTCGATCCGCTGGGTGAACTGGTCCGAGTTCAGGGTGAACCCGCAGGTTCTGGTCGGCACGCCGCCGGCGGGCTTCGGCATCGCGGACGGCCTGGTCGAGCTGGAGGACACCACGACCTACACCATCGGCGTCGGCCGCAAGTTCACCGAAACCTGGTCGGGCTCGATGTCCTTCATGTACGAACCCGACGGCGACGACCTGGTCTCGCCCCTGGCACCGACCAACGGGCGCAAGGGCGTGACGCTGGCCGCGATCTATACCCGCGACAACATCAAGGTGACGACCGGCGTCAGCTACATCAAGCTGGGCAACGCCTATGCCGAGACCGGGACGCCGGATGTCGCGCGGGCCAGGATGTCGGACAACCACGCCTGGGCCGCGGGCGTCCGCGTCGGCTATTCCTTCTGA
- the recA gene encoding recombinase RecA, with amino-acid sequence MAGATLFDMNDKRSADKQKALDSALAQIERQFGKGSIMKLGADSPVAEIEATSTGSLGLDIALGIGGLPKGRIIEIFGPESSGKTTLTLHVVAEEQKKGGVCAFVDAEHALDPQYAKKLGVNLDELLISQPDTGEQALEIVDTLVRSGAVSLVVVDSVAALTPKSEIEGDMGDMQMGSQARLMSQAMRKLTASIGRSNCMVIFINQIRMKIGVMFGNPETTTGGNALKFYASVRLDIRRTGSIKDRDEVVGNSTRVKVVKNKVAPPFRQVEFDIMYGEGISKVGELIDLGIKAGVVEKSGSWYSYGDERIGQGRENAKQYLRDNPDVAYAIEDKIRASHGLDFGATEDGDEALTED; translated from the coding sequence ATGGCAGGGGCAACACTTTTCGACATGAACGACAAGCGATCCGCAGACAAGCAGAAGGCGCTGGACAGCGCGCTGGCCCAGATCGAACGGCAATTCGGCAAGGGCTCGATCATGAAGCTGGGCGCCGACAGTCCGGTGGCCGAGATCGAGGCGACCTCGACCGGCTCGCTGGGGCTCGACATCGCCCTGGGGATCGGCGGCCTGCCCAAGGGCCGGATCATCGAGATCTTTGGCCCGGAAAGCTCGGGCAAGACCACGCTGACGCTGCATGTCGTGGCCGAGGAGCAGAAGAAGGGCGGCGTCTGCGCCTTCGTCGATGCCGAACATGCGCTGGACCCGCAATATGCCAAGAAGCTGGGCGTCAACCTGGACGAGCTCTTGATCAGCCAGCCCGACACCGGCGAACAGGCGCTGGAGATCGTGGATACGCTGGTGCGCTCGGGCGCGGTCAGCCTGGTCGTGGTCGATTCGGTGGCGGCGCTGACGCCCAAGTCCGAGATCGAGGGCGACATGGGCGACATGCAGATGGGCAGCCAGGCCCGGCTGATGAGCCAGGCGATGCGCAAGCTGACCGCCAGCATCGGGCGGTCGAACTGCATGGTGATCTTCATCAACCAGATCCGCATGAAGATCGGCGTGATGTTCGGCAACCCCGAGACCACCACCGGCGGCAACGCCCTGAAATTCTACGCCTCGGTGCGCCTGGATATCCGCCGCACCGGCTCGATCAAGGACCGCGACGAGGTGGTCGGCAACTCGACCCGGGTCAAGGTGGTCAAGAACAAGGTGGCGCCGCCCTTCCGCCAGGTCGAGTTCGACATCATGTATGGCGAGGGCATCTCGAAGGTCGGCGAACTGATCGACCTCGGCATCAAGGCCGGCGTGGTCGAGAAATCGGGCAGCTGGTATTCCTATGGCGATGAGCGCATCGGCCAGGGCCGCGAGAATGCCAAGCAATATCTGCGCGACAATCCCGACGTGGCCTATGCCATCGAGGACAAGATCCGTGCCAGCCACGGCCTGGATTTCGGGGCTACGGAGGATGGCGACGAGGCGCTGACCGAGGATTGA
- a CDS encoding RsmB/NOP family class I SAM-dependent RNA methyltransferase produces the protein MTPAARAAAAIAILDGVLAGQAAEAALIRWARASRFAGSGDRAAVRDLVFDALRRRRSRAALGGALSGRGLLLGLCREEGADPATLFTGEGHGPPALSAAELAAGRAPTPAEALDLPDWLLPLWHEALGAAAEPVALAMRDRAPVWLRVNLRRADPARAAAALAEEGIATVAHAELPTALRVSEGARRLSGCRAYREGLVELQDLSPQLACALLPAQGSLLDFCAGGGGKALAMAARGAGPITAHDIDAGRMADLPARAERAGVRIRLAAPGKVAGRFDTVLADVPCSGSGTWRRSPEAKWRLTPEALRRLLSVQGGILDQAAGFVAPGGYLAYMTCSVLSAENQGQAHAFLARNPGFEPVAERRFTPLEASDGFYLALMRRR, from the coding sequence ATGACGCCCGCCGCCCGAGCCGCCGCGGCCATCGCCATCCTTGACGGCGTTCTTGCGGGACAGGCCGCCGAGGCGGCGCTGATCCGCTGGGCCCGGGCCAGCCGCTTTGCCGGTTCGGGGGATCGCGCGGCGGTGCGGGATCTGGTCTTCGATGCGCTGCGCCGGCGGCGTTCTCGTGCCGCCCTGGGCGGCGCGCTGTCCGGGCGCGGGCTGCTTCTCGGGCTGTGCCGCGAAGAAGGCGCCGATCCCGCAACGCTGTTCACCGGCGAAGGGCACGGGCCGCCGGCTCTTTCCGCGGCCGAGCTGGCGGCGGGCCGCGCGCCGACGCCGGCAGAGGCGCTGGACCTGCCGGACTGGCTTTTGCCGCTGTGGCACGAGGCGCTGGGCGCCGCTGCCGAGCCGGTGGCATTGGCGATGCGCGACCGCGCGCCGGTCTGGCTGCGGGTCAACCTGCGCCGCGCCGATCCGGCGCGCGCCGCCGCCGCGCTGGCCGAGGAGGGGATCGCGACCGTGGCGCATGCCGAATTGCCCACGGCGCTGCGCGTCTCCGAAGGCGCGCGGCGGCTGTCCGGCTGCCGCGCCTATCGCGAGGGTCTGGTCGAGCTGCAGGACCTTTCGCCCCAGCTGGCCTGCGCGCTTTTGCCGGCGCAGGGCAGTCTGCTGGACTTTTGCGCGGGGGGCGGCGGCAAGGCGCTGGCCATGGCGGCGCGGGGAGCGGGGCCGATCACCGCGCATGACATCGATGCCGGGCGCATGGCCGATCTGCCGGCCCGGGCCGAAAGAGCCGGGGTGCGCATCCGCCTGGCCGCGCCGGGCAAGGTCGCGGGCCGGTTCGATACCGTCCTGGCCGATGTGCCCTGTTCGGGCAGCGGAACCTGGCGGCGCAGCCCCGAGGCGAAATGGCGGCTGACCCCCGAAGCGCTGCGGCGGCTGTTGTCGGTGCAGGGCGGGATCCTGGATCAGGCGGCCGGATTCGTCGCGCCGGGCGGGTATCTCGCCTATATGACCTGTTCGGTGCTTTCTGCGGAAAACCAAGGGCAAGCACACGCATTCCTTGCCCGCAATCCGGGATTCGAACCGGTCGCCGAGCGCCGGTTCACGCCGCTGGAGGCTTCGGACGGCTTCTACCTCGCCTTGATGCGTCGGCGTTAA
- a CDS encoding DUF1330 domain-containing protein, translated as MTALWIAHVTVTDSDAYGEYARLAGPAIAAHGGVFLARGSRYVQLEGKERARNVVARFPSVEDAVACYRSAEYQAALDHARDAAERDLVIVEENPA; from the coding sequence ATGACCGCCTTGTGGATCGCCCATGTGACCGTGACCGACTCCGATGCCTATGGCGAATATGCCCGGCTGGCGGGGCCGGCGATCGCCGCGCATGGCGGGGTGTTCCTGGCCCGCGGTTCGCGCTACGTGCAGCTTGAAGGCAAGGAGCGCGCCCGCAATGTCGTGGCGCGCTTCCCCAGCGTCGAGGATGCGGTGGCCTGCTACCGCTCGGCCGAGTATCAGGCGGCGCTGGACCATGCCCGGGATGCGGCCGAACGCGACCTTGTGATCGTGGAAGAAAACCCCGCCTGA
- the murD gene encoding UDP-N-acetylmuramoyl-L-alanine--D-glutamate ligase has protein sequence MIPVQGVENQTIAVLGLGRSGRATAAALAAGGAHVVAWDDGADTREQAEAEGLRILDLTRDASWEGVSALITSPGIPHLYPKPHPLIAKAYALGVPVDNDIGLFFRSFATAEWERFDTTPRVIAVTGSNGKSTTTALIHHILKEAGRPTQIGGNIGTGVLSLDPAHDGEVVVLELSSYQTDLARALTPDVAVFTNLSPDHLDRHGGPGGYFAAKRRLFAEGGPDRAVIGVDEIEGCYLAGQLAMAPSDDRVIRISSGQKLERFGWSVFARKGFLSECRKGRQVASIDLRDIKGLPGEHNHQNACAAYAATRAVGLAPREIERAFHSFEGLPHRSQTVAEIGGVAWVNDSKATNVDAAAKALAAFRNIRWIAGGLGKEGGIAALQPHLGNVTKAYLIGHSARDFALEIGQTPYEIAETMEQAVAHAAAEARPGETVLLAPAAASFDQYPNFEKRGEHFIALVEALRR, from the coding sequence ATGATCCCCGTCCAAGGCGTCGAAAACCAGACCATCGCCGTGCTCGGCCTCGGCCGCTCCGGCCGCGCCACCGCCGCCGCCCTTGCCGCCGGCGGCGCCCATGTCGTCGCCTGGGACGACGGCGCCGACACCCGAGAACAGGCCGAAGCCGAGGGGCTGCGCATCCTCGACCTGACCCGCGACGCCAGCTGGGAGGGCGTCTCGGCCCTGATCACCAGCCCCGGCATCCCGCATCTCTATCCGAAACCGCATCCCCTCATCGCCAAGGCTTACGCGCTCGGCGTGCCGGTGGACAACGACATCGGGCTGTTCTTCCGCAGCTTCGCCACCGCGGAATGGGAGCGGTTCGACACCACCCCGCGGGTCATCGCCGTCACCGGCTCGAACGGCAAGTCCACCACCACGGCGCTGATCCACCACATCCTGAAGGAAGCCGGCCGCCCGACCCAGATCGGCGGCAATATCGGCACCGGGGTTCTGTCGCTCGACCCCGCCCATGACGGCGAGGTGGTGGTGCTGGAGCTTTCCAGCTACCAGACCGACCTTGCCCGCGCCCTGACGCCCGATGTGGCGGTGTTCACCAATCTCTCGCCCGACCATCTCGACCGCCATGGCGGCCCCGGCGGCTATTTCGCCGCCAAGCGCCGGCTCTTCGCCGAGGGCGGCCCGGACCGGGCGGTGATCGGCGTCGATGAGATCGAGGGATGCTACCTTGCCGGCCAGCTTGCCATGGCCCCCTCGGACGACCGGGTGATCCGCATCTCCTCGGGGCAAAAGCTGGAACGCTTCGGCTGGTCGGTCTTTGCCCGCAAGGGCTTTCTTTCGGAATGCCGCAAGGGCCGCCAGGTCGCCTCGATCGACCTGCGCGACATCAAGGGCCTGCCGGGCGAGCACAACCACCAGAACGCCTGCGCCGCCTATGCCGCGACCCGCGCCGTGGGCCTTGCCCCGCGCGAGATCGAGCGCGCTTTCCACAGCTTCGAAGGCTTGCCGCATCGCAGCCAGACCGTGGCCGAGATCGGCGGCGTGGCCTGGGTCAACGACAGCAAGGCCACCAATGTCGATGCCGCCGCCAAGGCCCTGGCCGCATTCCGCAACATCCGCTGGATCGCCGGCGGTCTGGGCAAGGAGGGCGGCATCGCCGCCCTGCAACCGCATCTGGGCAATGTCACCAAGGCCTATCTGATCGGCCATTCCGCCCGCGACTTCGCGCTCGAGATCGGCCAGACTCCCTATGAGATCGCCGAGACCATGGAGCAGGCGGTCGCCCATGCCGCCGCCGAGGCCCGGCCGGGCGAGACGGTGCTGCTTGCCCCCGCCGCCGCCAGCTTCGACCAATATCCCAACTTCGAAAAGCGCGGCGAGCATTTCATCGCCCTGGTCGAGGCGCTGCGGCGCTGA